One window from the genome of Pempheris klunzingeri isolate RE-2024b chromosome 7, fPemKlu1.hap1, whole genome shotgun sequence encodes:
- the hmgcra gene encoding 3-hydroxy-3-methylglutaryl-CoA reductase a, with translation MLTRLFRMHGLLVASHPWEVIVGTVTLTICMMSMNMFTGNDQICGWNFDCPKTEEQILSSDIIILTITRCIAIVYIYFQFQNLRQLGSKYILGIAGLFTIFSSFVFSTVVIHFLDKELTGLNEALPFFLLLIDLSKACALAKFALSSSSQDEVRDNIARGMAVLGPTFTLDALVECLVIGVGTLSGVRQLEIMCCFGCMSVLANYFVFMTFFPACVSLVLELSRESQEGHPIWQLSHFSQVMEEEDNKPNPVTQRVKMIMSLGLVMVHAHSRWIAEPLSINTTVGIPQVSMELDRLSPRRIEPEKPLWHFYLTRMVTMDIEQVICLALALLLSIKYIFFEQVEMESTLSLKSSIALSAPTLILRRPETCCRKESVTPSLATAQCVAASARSSMTEKDEVIRPLSGPATDPQRKSFFVMGGGGELKCEMDKPSLPPKPRGLDECVAILNNPELGPCFLSDAEVMLLVNSKHIPAYKLEAMLERPERGVAIRRQMISAKLPSPSALSSLPYADYDYSKVMGTCCENVIGYMPVPVGVAGPLHLDGKQFQVPMATTEGCLVASTNRGCRAIALGGGANSRILSDSMTRGPVVRLPSACRAAEVKAWLESTDGFQAIKQAFDNTSRFARLQKLLVGVAGRNLYIRFHSKTGDAMGMNMISKGTEQALSRLQQRFPELQVVAVSGNFCTDKKPAAINWIEGRGKSAVCEATIPSKVVREVLKTTTEALVDVNISKNLVGSAMAGSIGGFNAHAANLVAAIYIACGQDPAQSVGSSNCITLMEASGPTGEDLYISCTMPSIELGTVGGGTNLPPQQACLQMLGVQGASLECPGENAQQLARVVCATVLAGELSLMAALAAGHLVKSHMAHNRSKVNLQEIPGTCTKNAS, from the exons ATGCTGACCCGTCTATTCCGTATGCATGGCCTCTTGGTGGCCTCCCACCCATGGGAGGTGATTGTTGGCACAGTCACCCTCACCATCTGTATGATGTCCATGAATATGTTCACCGGCAATGACCAGATCTGTGGCTGGAACTTTGACTGCCCCAAAACAGAGGAG cAAATTCTGAGCAGCGATATCATCATCCTGACAATCACACGTTGCATTGCCATTGTCTATATTTACTTCCAGTTCCAGAACCTGAGACAATTGGGATCCAAATATATTTTAG GCATTGCTGGCCTTTTCACCATATTTTCCAGCTTTGTATTCAGCACAGTGGTCATTCACTTTCTTGATAAAGAGCTCACGGGCCTCAA TGAGGCTTTGccctttttccttcttctcatCGACCTCTCCAAAGCATGCGCTCTGGCCAAGTTCGCCTTAAGCTCCAGTTCTCAG GATGAAGTGAGAGACAACATTGCTCGTGGCATGGCAGTACTGGGACCTACCTTCACTCTGGACGCCCTGGTGGAATGCTTAGTAATCGGAGTGGGAACCTTGTCAG GTGTGCGGCAGTTGGAAATCATGTGCTGCTTTGGCTGCATGTCTGTCTTGGCCAACTACTTTGTGTTCATGACTTTCTTCCCTGCATGTGTCTCATTGGTGCTGGAG TTGTCCCGTGAGAGTCAGGAGGGCCATCCTATTTGGCAGCTGAGCCACTTCTCCcaagtgatggaggaggaggacaataAACCCAACCCTGTAACCCAGAGAGTCAAAATGATCATG tCCCTGGGACTGGTCATGGTTCACGCCCATAGCCGCTGGATTGCTGAGCCTTTGTCCATCAACACTACAGTGGGCATCCCACAGGTCAGCATGGAGCTGGATCGCCTCTCACCCAGAAGGATCGAGCCAGAGAAACCACTTTGGCACTTCTACCTCACCAG GATGGTAACCATGGACATAGAGCAGGTGATCTGCCTGGCTCTGGCCCTTTTGCTGTCTATCAAGTACATCTTCTTTGAGCAGGTTGAGATGGAGTCTACGTTGTCACTGAAGAGCTCCATCGCTTTGTCTGCCCCCACCCTGATCCTGCGACGGCCTGAGACCTGCTGTAGGAAGGAGTCAGTCACTCCATCCCTTGCCACTGCACAGTGTGTGGCTGCCTCAGCACGCTCCAGCATGACagagaaag ATGAGGTTATCCGGCCCCTGTCTGGCCCGGCCACTGATCCCCAACGAAAGAGCTTCTTTGTCatgggggggggtggagagCTTAAGTGCGAGATGGATAAGCCGAGCCTCCCCCCAAAGCCCAGAGGCCTGGATGAATGTGTGGCCATTCTCAACAACCCTGAG CTGGGGCCTTGTTTCCTGAGTGATGCTGAGGTGATGCTACTGGTCAACTCCAAACACATCCCTGCATACAAATTGGAGGCCATGTtggagagaccagagagaggaGTGGCCATACGAAGACAGATGATATCTGCGAAGCTTCCCTCTCCTTCAGCGCTCTCCTCCCTGCCATATGCTGACTACGACTACTCcaag gttaTGGGCACCTGCTGTGAGAACGTGATTGGTTATATGCCTGTACCAGTGGGCGTGGCTGGACCTCTGCATCTGGATGGGAAGCAGTTTCAGGTTCCCATGGCAACCACAGAGGGCTGCTTGGTTGCCAGCACCAACCGTGGTTGTCGAGCAATTGCT CTGGGAGGCGGAGCCAACAGTCGTATCCTGTCTGACAGCATGACTCGAGGACCTGTAGTGAGGCTACCTTCTGCTTGCAGGGCTGCTGAGGTCAAGGCCTGGCTGGAGAGCACAGACGGTTTTCAGGCAATCAAACAGGCCTTTGACAACACCAGCAG ATTTGCTCGGCTTCAGAAGCTGCTGGTTGGTGTGGCTGGGAGAAATCTCTATATCCGCTTCCATTCCAAGACTGGAGATGCCATGGGGATGAATATGATCTCGAAG GGTACAGAGCAGGCACtgagcagactgcagcagcGCTTCCCAGAGCTGCAGGTGGTGGCTGTAAGTGGGAACTTCTGCACTGACAAGAAACCAGCTGCCATCAACTGGATCGAAGGCAGGGGCAAATCTGCTGTCTGTGAGGCTACCATCCCCTCCAAAGTTGTCAGAGAG GTTTTGAAAACGACAACTGAAGCTCTGGTGGACGTGAACATCAGTAAGAACTTGGTGGGCTCTGCCATGGCAGGTAGCATTGGTGGATTTAATGCACATGCTGCTAACCTGGTAGCTGCCATCTATATAGCCTGTGGACAG GATCCAGCCCAGTCAGTGGGCAGCAGTAACTGCATCACTCTGATGGAGGCATCAGGACCAACAGGGGAGGACCTGTACATCAGCTGTACCATGCCTTCTATAGAGCTTGGCACTGTAGGAGGAGGCACCAACCTGCCCCCCCAACAAGCCTGCCTTCAG ATGCTGGGTGTGCAGGGAGCCAGTCTGGAATGTCCTGGGGAGAATGCACAGCAGCTGGCCAGGGTTGTGTGTGCAACCGTGCTGGCTGGAGAGCTCTCACTGATGGCTGCTCTGGCTGCTGGCCACCTGGTCAAGAGTCACATGGCACACAACAG ATCCAAGGTGAACCTACAGGAGATTCCAGGAACATGCACCAAGAATGCCTCCTGA
- the fxn gene encoding frataxin, mitochondrial isoform X1 has product MFIFTKTPCFYSQTRYLASSHLTTVTAQRVTSLSNQVRTLCHLTRVLPFTKNTLHSISRPPNKNLSSVFLCQWFERAADGDAWRKNIHLTSPRLEKPIQIRSEVSEATFEKLADVTLDALADYFEDLTDAAFTGADYDVVFSSGVLTVKVGGDHGTYVINKQTPNKQIWLSSPVSGPKRYDWTGERWVYTHDGVSLHQLLSKEFAVIFSKTVDLSDLPYS; this is encoded by the exons ATGTTTATCTTTACTAAAACACCGTGTTTTTATTCGCAGACACGTTACCTTGCGAGCTCACATCTCACCACAGTGACCGCGCAGAGAGTCACGAGCCTCTCTAACCAG GTCAGGACTTTGTGTCACCTCACGAGGGTTCTTCCATTcactaaaaacacactgcactCCATCAGTCGACCTCCAAACAAA aatttgtCCTCAGTTTTTCTGTGTCAGTGGTTTGAGAGGGCAGCTGATGGTGATGCATGGAGGAAAAACATCCATCTGACTTCTCCAAGACTTGAGAAACCCATCCAGATAAG AAGTGAAGTGTCAGAGGcaacatttgagaagctggcaGATGTGACATTGGATGCTCTGGCTGATTATTTTGAAGACCTGACAGATGCAGCGTTCACTGGAGCAGACTACGATGTTGTCTTCTCT AGTGGGGTGTTGACGGTGAAGGTGGGTGGGGACCATGGCACGTATGTCATCAACAAACAGACTCCAAACAAGCAGATCTGGCTTTCTTCTCCTGTCAG TGGACCAAAGCGCTACGATTGGACAGGTGAACGCTGGGTGTACACCCATGATGGAGTAAGCCTCCACCAGCTGCTTTCTAAAGAGTTTGCCGTCATCTTCAGTAAAACGGTGGACCTCTCTGACCTACCATATTCCTGA
- the fxn gene encoding frataxin, mitochondrial isoform X2: MFIFTKTPCFYSQTRYLASSHLTTVTAQRVTSLSNQVRTLCHLTRVLPFTKNTLHSISRPPNKWFERAADGDAWRKNIHLTSPRLEKPIQIRSEVSEATFEKLADVTLDALADYFEDLTDAAFTGADYDVVFSSGVLTVKVGGDHGTYVINKQTPNKQIWLSSPVSGPKRYDWTGERWVYTHDGVSLHQLLSKEFAVIFSKTVDLSDLPYS, from the exons ATGTTTATCTTTACTAAAACACCGTGTTTTTATTCGCAGACACGTTACCTTGCGAGCTCACATCTCACCACAGTGACCGCGCAGAGAGTCACGAGCCTCTCTAACCAG GTCAGGACTTTGTGTCACCTCACGAGGGTTCTTCCATTcactaaaaacacactgcactCCATCAGTCGACCTCCAAACAAA TGGTTTGAGAGGGCAGCTGATGGTGATGCATGGAGGAAAAACATCCATCTGACTTCTCCAAGACTTGAGAAACCCATCCAGATAAG AAGTGAAGTGTCAGAGGcaacatttgagaagctggcaGATGTGACATTGGATGCTCTGGCTGATTATTTTGAAGACCTGACAGATGCAGCGTTCACTGGAGCAGACTACGATGTTGTCTTCTCT AGTGGGGTGTTGACGGTGAAGGTGGGTGGGGACCATGGCACGTATGTCATCAACAAACAGACTCCAAACAAGCAGATCTGGCTTTCTTCTCCTGTCAG TGGACCAAAGCGCTACGATTGGACAGGTGAACGCTGGGTGTACACCCATGATGGAGTAAGCCTCCACCAGCTGCTTTCTAAAGAGTTTGCCGTCATCTTCAGTAAAACGGTGGACCTCTCTGACCTACCATATTCCTGA